A genomic stretch from Pagrus major chromosome 3, Pma_NU_1.0 includes:
- the irx4b gene encoding iroquois-class homeodomain protein IRX-4b: MAYSPLGYSYSTTPQFLMTSGSLAGCLEPGTPPSHPVLRSPSHQLTSGSGIGVYSGPYPKSQGYYNTCTSDATALYSRAPLDPKDGASSVHVGTSQTASYYPYEYTFGQYPYDRYGYSCTDGASRRKNATRETTSTLKAWLQEHQKNPYPTKGEKIMLAIITRMTLTQVSTWFANARRRLKKENKVTWSPRACKSSDDRGCDDDSDEAEKPLKNDKDLPDQQCADLQSDLEDFDLLESDGSDCEPKPQFRSEDDGANKNTDLPHLTHNPDPLHGKERLSPDCPKLTPVQQQNNGFYPNPDLRSTDTKPKIWSIAHTAVSLDASLQPEYPPCMMSSTGSSSPGYPSNMALTKAERQQESPVATLREWVDGVFHGPPFQQPKPAEVWKGLNDGVIDSRQPGQSFELVRSASSL; the protein is encoded by the exons ATGGCTTACTCTCCGCTGGGATACTCCTACTCCACCACACCGCAG TTTCTGATGACCTCCGGCTCTCTGGCCGGCTGTTTGGAGCCGGGAACGCCTCCGTCACACCCGGTGCTGCGCTCCCCGAGCCACCAGCTCACCTCTGGCTCCGGCATTGGAGTCTACAGCGGCCCTTATCCGAAGAGCCAGGGTTACTATAACACCTGCACCAGCGACGCCACCGCTCTCTATTCAAGA GCGCCACTAGATCCCAAAGACGGAGCTTCATCTGTGCATGTGGGGACCTCTCAGACTGCCTCCTACTACCCCTATGAATATACATTTGGACAGTATCCCTATGACAGATATGG GTATTCCTGTACTGACGGTGCCTCCCGACGTAAAAATGCCACCCGAGAGACCACAAGCACCCTGAAGGCTTGGCTGCAGGAACACCAGAAGAACCCGTACCCCACGAAGGGAGAGAAGATAATGCTCGCCATCATCACCAGGATGACCCTCACACAG gtCTCCACTTGGTTTGCAAATGCGCGCAGGAGGCTGAAGAAGGAGAACAAGGTGACGTGGTCACCGCGGGCGTGTAAAAGCTCTGATGACCGAGGCTGTGATGATGACAGTGACGAAGCTGAGAAGCCacttaaaaatgacaaagaccTTCCTG ATCAACAGTGTGCAGACCTGCAGAGTGACCTCGAGGACTTCGACCTGCTCGAGTCGGATGGTTCTGACTGTGAACCGAAGCCGCAGTTTCGTTCTGAGGACGATGGcgcaaacaaaaacacagacctCCCACATCTCACGCACAACCCAGACCCACTGCACGGAAAAGAGAGATTGTCCCCAGACTGCCCCAAACTCACACCGGTCCAACAGCAAAACAACGGCTTCTACCCTAATCCAGACCTTCGAAGTACGGACACCAAGCCGAAAATTTGGTCCATCGCCCACACTGCTGTGTCTTTGGATGCCAGCTTGCAGCCAGAATACCCTCCCTGTATGATGTCGTCGACCGGCTCCTCCTCGCCTGGGTATCCGTCAAATATGGCGCTGACAAAGGCAGAGAGGCAACAGGAATCGCCAGTCGCCACGCTCAGAGAGTGGGTGGACGGAGTTTTCCACGGTCCTCCTTTCCAACAGCCCAAACCAGCTGAGGTGTGGAAAGGCTTAAACGATGGCGTGATAGACAGCAGACAACCCGGACAGTCCTTTGAACTTGTTAGGTCTGCATCATCTTTGTAG